One window of Watersipora subatra chromosome 3, tzWatSuba1.1, whole genome shotgun sequence genomic DNA carries:
- the LOC137391951 gene encoding MORN repeat-containing protein 3-like → MSYEKPIQPQWVKKPREKQPLWKEWDYNANKRGVRHTVYSVNGDEYTGEWLDNLKHGKGTYTWKANKAMYDGDWAKGKRNGFGTYSLPKGTSYRKVYAGGWKNDKRHGYGTNFYTDEEYYEGEWYAGNRSGWGRMYYEDGTIYEGEWYDDNRSGQGMLRLPNENRYEGSFKNDKKNGAGKFFYLDKGQLYEGVWVDDIAKCGEMRDFGRDTASAPTQFEIPQVELYNSKAVLEEAENTFLPEQD, encoded by the exons ATGTCATATGAAAAACCGATACAGCCGCAGTGGGTGAAAAAACCACGTGAGAAGCAACCACTGTGGAAAGAATGGGATTACAATGCAAACAAACGAGGAGTCAGACACACTGTGTATTCAGTAAATGGTGATGAGTACACTGGAGAATGGCTAGACAACCTCAAGCATGGAAAAGGAACATATACTTGGAAAGCAAATAAAGCCATGTATGATGGTGATTGGGCCAAAGGGAAAAGAAATGGATTTGGAACATACAGCTTGCCTAAAGGAACTAGTTATCGGAAAGTGTATGCAGGTGGATGGAAAAATGACAAGCGGCATGGGTATGGCACAAACTTTTACACAGATGAGGAGTACTATGAGGGTGAATGGTATGCTGGTAATCGAAGTGGTTGGGGTCGGATGTATTACGAAGACG GTACAATATATGAAGGAGAATGGTATGATGACAACCGTAGTGGACAAGGAATGCTACGTTTGCCTAATGAAAACAGGTATGAAGGATCCTTTAAAAATGACAAGAAAAATGGAGCAGGAAAGTTCTTCTATCTTGATAAGGGTCAGCTATACGAAGGGGTGTGGGTAGATGATATTGCCAAATGCGGTGAAATGAGAGATTTTGGTCGGGATACTGCCTCCGCCCCAACTCAATTTGAAATACCTCAAGTAGAACTTTATAACTCTAAGGCCGTTTTGGAAGAAGCTGAAAATACATTCTTACCTGAACAAGACTGA
- the LOC137392277 gene encoding uncharacterized protein in mobD 3'region-like, with translation METNITETNVTETNVTETNVTETNVMETNATETNATETNVTETNVTETNIPETNIAETNIAKTNIIESNIAETNITETNIAKTNIEKTNITDTNITETNITETNIMETNITETNITKTNITDTNITESNITETNITETNITETNIMETNITETS, from the coding sequence ATGGAGACTAACATAACGGAGACCAACGTAACGGAGACCAACGTAACGGAGACAAACGTAACGGAGACCAACGTAATGGAGACCAACGCAACGGAGACCAACGCAACAGAGACCAACGTAACGGAGACTAACGTAACGGAGACTAACATACCAGAGACTAACATAGCAGAGACTAACATAGCAAAGACTAACATAATAGAGTCTAACATAGCAGAAACTAACATAACAGAGACTAACATAGCAAAGACTAACATAGAAAAGACTAACATAACAGACACTAACATAACGGAGACTAACATAACAGAGACTAACATAATGGAGACTAACATAACGGAGACTAACATAACGAAGACTAACATAACAGACACTAACATAACAGAGTCTAACATAACAGAGACTAACATAACAGAGACTAACATAACAGAGACTAACATAATGGAAACTAACATCACAGAGACTAGCTGA